Genomic DNA from Prunus persica cultivar Lovell chromosome G1, Prunus_persica_NCBIv2, whole genome shotgun sequence:
TCCCTTGGTACTTTTGATAAAAATAGTTACATGTACAAAGCCATGAGAGGGAAAATCATAGTCTCGAGGGGAATATGAAAACATTACAAAAACAACCCAGCCACAAGGGGCGGGAGAGGAAGATGTTACGTAGTGGTGGGTGGTTATTTTGAGAGATGGAGATGGGGCATATGGCTGGGGCTGGTGggtaaaacaaaatattattttattaatttctatttttatttttctaatttgtaaaaaaatttagataaATTGAAGGTAATATGAAGgtcaatatatttaataatagtaatcttggaaaataaaagctttgcattaatgacattgttttagtACTAAGAAAGTGACACATGGCATGAGGAGAAGGGAGAAAGTCAAAAATAGAAagttagagagaaggttgctagccGATTCAAAGCTTAAGGGGCAACATTGGaacaaaaaatgatttttaaaaataaaaataaaagattacatcataaaatatttaaaaaggaaTGTATTCCTATATGGCACAAAAGTCAAAGAACTTGTATCAAAGTCGCCAAATTCGAAGATTAAACCCAACTTATCAATGAAAATTTAGATCTATATcaacttttccatttttttttttatgtactcGACAACATAGAAATGTCAGTTGTTCAATGTGTCCACCTTCTTACACCCAAGTTTGAAACTCTCTCAAAAGATTATAGTAGTTTAGAGTAGTTTAAAACTATCGCTCGTGTCCAAAAGCATTTCAGTTACAGAAGCTTCCATGCTCTACCTCCATCcatattgaattttttaagtctTCCGAAAAACATAACTGCTATGAGAACTAATTTACCCTGATCACTCCATCTTCCTGAAAATCCATACCATTTGTCCTGGCAATCGCCATTAGGATGGATCTGTCGTTTACAACTATAGCCAGTAGTAAACCCTACATTTCCATAAGCGCTGCGggaaacaaaatataatgGTAATAAATTAGCGAAATTGCAAAGGGCAAAATGCATtgcaatattttaaaagaaaattaaaccaaaTAACACAAGTAACAAAATCTCAGTTGTAAGCAGTATTGGTGGAGCCCTTCTTTTCAAAGAAATACTCAAGAAGGGTTACTGAAGATTTATCGGGTTTCATATGTCTGATTTACCTGATGACTTCAATCACGATATTCAACACATTGAAATTGAGGGGATCTTCCTTCATCTGTTTCCTCTCAGTTATGCATACTAGGACGATAAAGATGGCCAGATACGAGAGCTGTGAGAATATGAGATTCTCCACAACCTTTCCCCTTCTCGTTTTCCTCCTTTCCTGAGGTTGTAGAGGATTTtgatcatcatcttttatggGAAGGAACGAAGTGTAAGGAGGAAGGTACCTTCGATTAAAACAAGAATCATTATcagataaaggaaaaaaaaagaaagctcatgattaataatatatatatatatatatatattctaaattaCTCTAATTTAAAAGGAGTGGGGATTTGAACTCGGGTGCAAGGGACTGTCCTAACTACTTGGCATGGTTTCAAAGTTTCAAGGCTACGTGTAGGGGACCTTAATTCAACAGGGGATCCATCTAGTTCCAATAAAAACTGAGTTGGGATGTGTCTGTTAGTTGTGTCATTGATGAGATGAGATTCAAAtatttaagagagagagagagagagagagagagagagagagagagagagagagagagatagagattgAAAGAAGCATGTGATGTCTTTAGTTAGTGGCAAACTAAGGAACCAACAAAACCTAAACCAAaactcatcatcttcttctataATTCTAGTAGAAATGCATGTGGGTCCCTTTCCCCTAGGCCTAGGCTGAGTTGGTGCCTCTAAGTGAGGATCTTCACCTGCTAGCATATGcttatttaatatttcattttctttgccTCTTTTGGCAACTTGGCTATGAagactagttttttttttcattcattgtTTTTTTGCCCTTGTCATCCACAATGTGTTGAAAAAGAGCTAACTAGTCCAACATTTTCTTGTTTACTAACTAGTTTAACACTCTTACATATTGGGATTAATTTTCTGTTCATCTACTTCTGTGTGGatcaattttatattaatgaagttttttttttttttttggaggctAAAAATCATTAAGTTCCATgtactaaaaactgaaatttggTGAATCACATGATGATGATCATGCGATAATTAGTATGTCACaaagtaataaaaataatttttatgacAGTCTAATatgttatattataaaaattatgattaattataataatcaTAGGACTATAGATGTAAACGTGATTCTATTTAActaataattattatgattGGCAATTGGACAGCAAACATGTTTGTCAAACAAGAAGATTTTTCACActtgtatgtatgtatagaTAATAAATAGATAGATgcatggatggatggatggaaagagaaagaaactaACATCATCACGACGAACAATACCAAGATGGCCGGAGAAATGATCGAGAGGTCGACAATAGTTTCACCGGTATGTCTTGAATTCACACTTTGAAACAAAGCGCCAATGATTTTCTGGTAAGAATTCAGGCCACTTAAGCTGTCTGAACTCCACTCCAAGGACAAAAATGCTACCAACTGTACCATGATGAACCCGAGAACTGTGACAACCAAAAGTGAAGAATGGAGACTTGGAAGCAAGTGGAGGAACCCAAGTTTCCTTGTGTTCTTCAAAAGGTAATTACATAagtgttctttctttttgaaaattttccccAAAACCCAAATCGAAAATCTCAAGCATGAGGGAAGCAATGTGTTGCCCAAAAGGACTTGAGGAATGAGAATGAGGAGGAGGCCTGTGTTTTTGCTGAAGACCATCATGTTTTCATTGGTTGGAACAAAGCCACAGCTTGAGAAGGTTGAAACTGTGGTGAAGAAAGAGAATGTGTGCATGTTTAGCTCCTTGTTTTTTAGTATGTTTCTTGCACTTGAAATAACTGCTAGATAAAGTGAAACCATTAGCACCCCAAGACCATGAATCACTAAAAGATAACCTACAACCACGCAACCCAAAAACTTGATTGAATTAAACTTCAAAGATTCACCATCTAATGGTTTATCAATTTGGTCCTGATCATAAACCTCCACACCCAAATTTAAGTCTTGGAATTCAGGCTTGGATGCCAATGAGCCCAATTCAACATGATcaaaaacaatattatttGTGGGTGTTGATGAAGGACTAATATCACTGCTGGCTGAagcaactttttcttttgttagcaGCATGAGCTTGAGCTTCCACAGCTGAAGTCCAACCATGGAGGTAAAGACCTCCCCACCTATGAACATCAAAATGGTTAAAATGATGAGCTGGGCATTGGAGAAAACCTCCATTTCAACAGTGGACATGCTAGAAACAGTTGAGGCAGAGACAGAGGtgaaaaacaaatctaaaTTCCTAGGCCGAAAAGAAGGATCGGTTCTTGGCTTCAAAGCCTTGAGAACCCAAAAACCAAGAAAGGAGAGGGTGACAAAATAGACTAGCTCGATCCAAAATGGCTTTGCCCTACGGAGGACGAACCGATAATAACATACAAGTAGAAAACCCATGGGTTTGCTAAGACAGGCTAGTTTGAGAAATGAACAACTACAAAGATGTTGCAATTTCTTGCCAAAACAAACTAAGTTGTTCATCTTTGCTTAGTAATTGATTTGAAGGAAACGTTCGTGCGGCATATGGTTGTGCGTATAGGGTGGGGTTTTATATATGAAGGAAACGTTCTTGATGGAGTTTTTTCtcgtcttttttcttatttatttaaaattgaaCACTAacttgaattcaaaatttcctCGAAAGCAGTGAATATTTCCTCGCAAACAACGAATACTTGAGCCATTATATGTCAAATGATGATTGATTTCTTTGTAGAATTTTAAGACACGTGGatgagaaacaaaataaaaagaatatgctATATGTGTGTGAACATTACGGGTTGGTTTGAGATTGTTTCTTTAGAAAGTACTTCTGCGCATAAGcacttttattataaattttttgaattttcatacaaaaaaacCCAAGTGCTTCCTAGAAAAGTATTTAGAAGTGCTTCTCCATTAAGTGCTTCTAAACTTTTCTGTCAAACGCTATTATAAATGCTTTTAATTGTCAGAAAGCACTTTTAGCCTCACTCCCATACACGTCTAACAATATGCATGCAATTGAGGGGGTGCTATAGGGTATTACTATATCCAAAACTTACAAATATAAAACTGAATGATTGAGGAAATAATAGAGGTTCACGTGgagtaatttttaattttttttaatatcgcAGGTTCTTTCATTTGATCAAATATTAATGTAACGGTGCATCATCCAATTGTACGACTTGGTCCATTGCATAAAACATGCATATTCATATATAGTACATCACAACATGAATTTTGATGAgacatgtttacaaattttATTGCCATATTCATAGAAGATAGTTTTTTATTACCAAATCACGTAGTTGTTAGggatatctctctctctccccccccccttctctcacacacacacaacttgTCTATCTTAACCGTACAAGAGCATATACTATATGCATACGACGTGCGAAAAACTAAACGCAACGCTTGAGCATCCAACATCCCGCTTGAGCCTCCAGAGCACATAATCATTTCATGTAGCATCACACCTCTAAAAGCCAAATCACTAAAGCAAGTAAACCAAGTTTGAAAACCCCCGAAACTTGACCCTCTCATCTCTTGAAATATACTCTGTTGTGCCACGACTATGTGGCACACGTAGGGCTAGGCATCTCTACCGAGAAACCTATCAAACCGGACTAGTTGAATTGATTTGGTCcgattttctttattttattttttaaaaattaagttgtGAACCGGATTGAATTGGAATCTATTGTTCAATTCACAGTTTGGCTTTTCTCAAACCGCAAGTTCACCTAAACTGAACCGGTCAGTTTGAAATATTGAacttttatataatttgtgaTAACAATGGAGTCGAACCCTTATCCTTCATATTGAACTTTTCCTTGATGAAATGTGGGTTGACTTTACTGTTTCTTGTACGGCCATGTTGCACTAGATTGTGTGAAATATCAAAAGCGAACTTATTATCACAGTGTATACTCATGGTTTTTCTCGGGCTCGAATCTAGaaccctcaacaaactctttAGTCAAAGTAACTCAGGAACTCCATTGATCTAACTTTGATTCAATCGTATACACATCCAAATAGCATAAAATTTATTGTAAATTATAGGCACACAATTGAATTATCTggataggtacattattataaGGTACATCATTGAACTATCTAAACCATGCCACAAATACAACGTAAGTCcattatcaaaataaaacatatatatacacatataataTGTGAGTTTATACAAATCAGCTCCGTTATTAGTTGGTCACTGGGTCCCTTGTGTTCTTAAATGATGCAATGTCATCATCATGTGCCCcgagttcttttttttttatttaataaattctaTGTGATTGCATAATTCAGTTAAAAAAGTCATTAGCCACAAAgagccaatacaaactagctacAAAatggccattacaataacggagcggtctaatatcaaaattaagaaaatctgGTATGTCTCCACTAACAATCAGGCATGATCGAAGAAATTTtggcataggcatcccaaataaattgcaaacttagaataataaaaaaaatgataaagcttgaaaaaaccaagccataacaatacaaataaaactctcaccaaggagagatgaaaagctctcacaaatgagagatgaaaaactctcacaaaaggagaggtgaaaactacacagagaacccaaagagtctttgcaacttattccaaacataaagaaattgtaaaaaagatggtggtggagatccgaCGCCGAAATGCAGGTGAAGATCCGACGCTGAGTCACAACCGCTTATaatggttggatgaaaatcataaaaaaaaaactaagacaaatagggaaaatcttttgtctctgaaaataggggaagaggtgaaaggaggaagagaggaagagaggaagagaggaaaagaAGAGGGGAGTACTATAATTTTGACCAACTATATGTTTTGATCATAAACAAACAATTATAGTACCACGGTAGTACTATAATTTGACCAACTATatgttttgattttctagcaagtttttcaacgtctctctctcaatttggTGGCAATGGTTTCAGCCACATTTATGCAGTCTAAGTTTATGCAAGTTTGTAGTTTGTAGTCTAATTTAGACTTAACAGTgttaaattgtaattaattaaatggatAGGtgtcaaaagttaaaaattaaattgtcgTATCTTGAATCATTAGATTATTAGAATGATTTAGATGTCTCGAAATGCGGGTAAATATACAACGTTTAAATATAGAGGTTCGGGATCTCTCTATGagaattttagttttattttttctttttaatacaaCATGAGTCATTTAATACAAATTTTCGCCCGTAAATTTTTGGAATATGTTAACTGATCTTATTGTATATCATATCTTCCATGTAGTGAGATTCAATACAAGGGATACTTGTAGTTCAATTGATTAAAAGTATTTACCTTTAAACTTGATTAAAATACTAAATTTGATTTCTACCTTTCCTACTGCTTGTATCAAAAAAAAGGTGAGACCTAGCTAGATaaattccatatatatattagagcAATGATTGAAATAATTGATGattggaataatttatttctGCAGTTTCATTCAGATTAATCtgatgacatatatatatatatatacagagagcttccattgagggatccctcaaataagcttatttgagggacaccccttgtaggccccactccggattgtatttcactaatccaaaccgtctattttgtagatactcattcaaagatcatccctacaaaaaatcacttgaatccgatatcatttgaccactcaattaagttattgaaattttagcattttcttgaagtaccgtgttcattgattttgtaagatacaattggatgtcgaaacggtttccgatttgtctaattttttgttaggatgatctatgaatgaagacctaaaaaatagatggtttggatcattgggaaaaaaattgtagggtaccctaaagggcgtccctcaaataattttatttgaggaatccctcaatagaaggggactatatatatatacaactcAACAGCAATAATTAGTTATTTTCAACTTCATATCTGAAACTTCCTAGCTAGTATgcaagatttttattttgttatcgAAAAACCTGGAATGTTTTAATATTGcaaatcattttctttttttgggtttgggatTTGAAGCTAAGACTCTTTTTAGTGAGCATCATGTTTGTACATGTGGCGAAAGTAAGGGAAAATTCAATGGATAAGAAATTATCCTATCCATTAACTAATAATTGAAGACTGCGGtagtaattaatatataaaatggtATTATTCCCACTCCTAGTTCGATCACCATGTCccttaataatatttttttaattgaaaattataagaaattatatattgGAATTTTCAAGCCGTTTAAGAATGCTTCTATAAGAAGTACTTTTGATAATAAGCAATTCTACTTAAAGCGGTTTTATAAGAAGCACTTTCCAAGTATTTTTATTGAATGGCGTATGTAGAGCATGCGTGAATGACCAACCTCACTCTGAGATATCTTCCTTCTTGAAagttatttggtttttttatatgataTCCACAGTGTCTCTAGATTTGTAATTCAATACACAAATTAATCGATTATGTGAAACGTAAAACATAAAACTCGAAATTATTTCGCAAATGAGTGAAAACgttcataattatatatgttatattatatCATTTCGATTTGGAATTTTAACTTGGAGTTTTATATGCTGTAATGGCATGTGTACTAATCCGtaattgaaatcaaaataagGAGTTGAATTCCTACATGAAGTACTCCTATGTTTACTTCACATAGAGGAATAAAAATGTAAGTGGGGTCTAcacaaaatcaggaattcaacttctgattttggaggaattgaACTCTTAGGTGGAaggtggtattctaattcctgGATAACTAACCCATCTAGAGTCTATCTAttttacccattatatcctcacacaatttttaaaattccaaatttgtcatctaTTTTAACCCCATAACAAGagcattttagtaatcaaattggatttcaattccGATTCATGGTAATTTAGTAAATAGCTTATAAGGAATCAGTATCACTCCTACCCCAATTTCATatagtttagtaaacaacttcataGGAATCCGGATTCTAACTCTCCTCAATTCAAATcatcttcaattcaattcattctCATCTGATTACGGATTAGTAAATATGAAATAAACGTATATGCCGATTATATAACAGACAACGAATTTGTGTTGGATCTAGGAATAATAACTAGGAAATTAAGAAACTATAATTGGCAACATATGGCACAATGTGTGCATACATATTGAGTGTGGAAAAGTGTAGGAAGTAATGCGCATAATTGTACAACCACATCACATGAATATACATCTAAATTGCCATAGAAAATTCGAACATAAGAATAGTTGCCCACATGACATACGGAATATATTTGAATTGGAATTAAAGTAGAAAAGGTCTTAGAAAGTTGGTGAGTTTTGTTATTTACTGGACTGTCGTTTGTCAAGTCCATGTAGAGACAATTAAATGATTGCCATTGTTTATTCTAAAAAGTCTGATTGATGATGGATGACCAAGGTGACAACATATACAGTTGAATATTTAGATACCCCTCCGCGTACAAGCCGTGTCCACTATTAAGAAATTGCCTCATCGATTGTATTTAAAAGTTGGTATGATAAGTTGGTGTTTCTAGCATTATTGTTTACGTAgattaattttcatatttataaaGGATCATGTCACACATATAATGCTTGAAAGTGTAATGGATGGCTAGCTTGACTTAGATATCGCGTAATGGATGGCTAGCTTGACTTAGATATCGCAAATGTGGAGATTGTAGGGGTTGTATGTATCAATTCAAGTCATGGATGTGTATAGACATAACTCCACATTAGAAAAAATCCACAACAATCTAAATGCAGGGTTGCTCAATACTAAGAGTAACAAAATGTTTTCGAACATGTATTGGACTTGGATAGTTAGGTTAGAAACAATAATAatgttgaataaaatttaacaatgATCGATCTATTTCATAACACACATAATATGACAAGTGTACCTATTAGAATGGTGGTTTGGTTGAAGTTGATGATTTAGCTCTTAAAATGATcgatttcattttcaaaaatctcataaaatgcctttgattaattaatatgCTAAAAGAGATCATCATTTATTATATAAggtaaaataaagaaaatataactaGTATGTGTTGCAAAGAATATAGTCTGGTGCCTCAATGGCAGAGGTTCGAAATCTGTTAGAAACACTTTGTAATCAAGACAAGCCGAATTCCGAACATGGATTAATCCTACCCTTTAAATGTGAGAACAGCTCATAACAtctaccatatatatatatatatatccataaCATTACTTTATCACTTCATCCTCGTATCATGGGTGGTCGGCTACTAGATTTAAGATAACGAGAGGCGAGGCTATTGATAATCTTGGCTTCTAGCATCATGTAACTTCATTGCCTTGTCGGTTTGGCACTACATTATCTAGTAGAGCCACATGTCATTGCCATCAAAATCAACCATCGCATTCAAGTCCCCATGCTTTATAATTTGTGGGtctttgcttttattatgattatattgtattttatcaatatATTAGATAAATATTCTTAaagaaagaattcaaaattttaattcagaaatttaattacgaaaaaataatatattaaatttagatttttaatgtgttttctttatttacttCAAAGGATAAAAGTCAAAGAACATGcatctgaaaataaaaaatgtgacTTACCCAATGACAGCTAATCGTTTTGGACCTAAGATCGTTTATAAACTTCATATTTGATATATTGCGGGGTTTGTAGGTAAGGTAATTAAGAGCACTTATCCTTACACCCGAAGTCATATGTTCAAGCTTCTTGCCTCCAAAAAtagcttgtataaaaaataaaataaaaaagaacatatTTGATGTAGGTTGTTTTCTTAGTCAAAAGTATATATCCACATTTGGATAGTAAAGCCCAATTAGTTTAGTACCACGACATTAATGATAGTAGCTCTTAAAGAAGCCCAAGAAGATCGACCTTGTCTCCCAACACTCTATTGTACATTACATGTAATTGGGAAGAGCTCTCATTACATCCATTTGCAAATTTTTAGCTCTTAAAGTCATGTAATTGTGAATGACCTTTGCATAAATATGTAAACAAGGATTAAATTGATGGAGGCTTGTCAATAACCACTCTAATTGGATTTACATGACTTTGGTCATGTGTAAAATTGACGGCGACTGTCGCTTCAATTTTGCAAGATGTTTGTGAGTAGTTGGGGGATCCATTTCTTATGGGTGTGAACACTCCCCTGCTTttgcaagaaaagaaaggggaAAGTGATAGAAAACTTTACTAGTTGACTTGTTTATCTTGGATAGTTCCTAGTTGCCAAGTTACAACTTGCTTCTGTACGAACTATTTGCTGCAAACTGCAGTTTATGTGTCAAGTTGTAGAAtcgttttttcattttcctttttcttttccttttttttttttttcagtacaagtaatagtctaaactatagcAAATGGAGAATTTCTCACACATACACAACTAAGATGTCATGAGGGTTGGAACCTGAAACCTCTTATCCCGTTGGCTCCTCCCTCTTCCATATGTTTGCTTCACATGTGCAACGTCTAAAATCTTTCTTTGTTGGGTATAGGATGTAAAAATGATTTGTTGGGCCTAGATCTTTTTTGGGTCGGCCTGAGAAAGACTACGCCTGGACCCAATAAAATCTAAATATACTAAGATAGTGTTAAGAACATCAGACATATTTTATAGAATATTTGAGCACGCATGCTTTTAAATTTGTAACTTTGgcatcatattttaatcaagcAAGTTGTAGCTAATTTTTAatctttgaaaaaacaaagttgcgatctaaaaaaattaagggaaTCAACTTATGACATTTCTCACCACACCAAAaccaaataattaatattctaGACGGCATGGCAGAAACAGGTAAAACTCAGAATAGATGTATTATATGAGTTTTACTACTCACCTGAGCAGTGTCATTCTCGGCAAGGCTTCGACGGACACCCTCCCCCAAAGATATTCGCCGGACAAATCATCGGCCACGCAAGAAAACATAACCAAGGCAGCAAAGCCTAGAGGAATAACACCACCCTTGAGGCCCATGATGTCAGATATTCTTGCATTGGCCATATTGGGGTGGCCTCTGTCACATAGAAGGACCTCAAGGAAGAACCCAAGCCCTTCTATGTAGGGATTTTGTTTCTAAAAATCCTTTTCAACTATGGAAATGCATGCCTCTATATAACCATTGCCATGTTTGTCTGTCCTGCTTCTCTCTGCCTAAAAATAGCCCCTCTATATGTCCATTTTTAGAAGCTCCCAACGGAAAACTATCCAGAAAAAGATGATGATTATTTCTATGTTTAGATATGTCCTTAACTTCTGGCAACCTAGTCTTCTCTGGAATAGCAAAGCGAAGACCTTTTTTAGGTAAAATTGGGTGCTCGAgcccaaaaaaacaagaggatttctacaaaataaattaacaatttttttttctttctattattAAATGCCATGAAAtgttaaaaaagtaaaaaaaataaaaaaagttttcaGCAGACAGTGCAACATCTCGCCCTTGAGATCATCCaacaaacaacataaaaaatctAGTGCCATGGCTTCCGTccaaacagaaaataagaaattggaTTGAGAAAAGTGCATGCAGCTGCTGAGGTTGACCAAGTAGTGGCCTGCGAAACGTCAATATCAAACTTGCAATCAACAAAGACAAGTTTTTCAGAAGCACCACGCCAGAACTTATTTTAATTTGCTTAGAAGAATAATTCAACTTAAAATCTATCCTTCTTCCCCTGGAACAGTATCACTTGCCCATTAGTTAGTCTACCATGCGTTCTTTTTGCTTGTAGATGCCCTTATTATTATAATCACTGAGCTTTTATTGTAAGAGAGGCAATATGATCATCTCCACTCCATTAAAGGAACTTTTTATCTCAAATTCAGGGGTTCACACTGGAAACGCATTTCAGTTCTGAAAAACGTGGTTTTGGCCATGCTTGGGTAAATTAGAAAATGTTGCTCTTGGCGGAAAGTAAGTTTGGTAAAGACACCCATTTTTGGTGCATTAAAGAATTAAAGAATATCCCACTTTgtcattcatgagtttaggCTATGGTAATGGTAACCactataaataattaatgctTGTATCTTGAGATATCAGACAAGCAACCAGAtatctttttcttaaatagTTGTGCTTCTGCGTCTTAATCATGACTCTAACTAACATTGATCATGAGAAGCAAATATACTGCTTCAAAGTCTTCTATGCTTTTCTTGTGGTGCTTTTACTGCACATGAACAATCCTTCCATTGGATGCAGTGAGAGGGAAATGCAAGCCCTCCTTGCATTCAAACAAGGCCTCGTGGATGACGACAATCGCCTCCTTTCATGGGGAAGACAAGTGCAAAACAAAGACTGTTGCCAATGGGACGGAGTCTACTGCAGCAACCACACTGGCCATGTTGTTAAGCTTGATCTTGGAGACCAATCTTTGCAAGGTACGATTAGTCCTAAACTCGTTGAGTTGCAGGATTTGGAGTATCTGAACCTTAGTTTCAATAATTTCAGTCGTAGCCAAATTCCAGATTTCATTGGATCTGGCCATATCAACTTGAAAATCTTACACACTTGGAATATCTCGATTTAGGACACTATTAATCATGCAAACAACCTCAATTGGCTCTCTAATCTTTCTTGTCTAAAATACTTCGACCTCAGTTATACTAATCTCACCGGTGTTGTTGGTTGGCTGGAAGCAGTTAATATGCTTCCTAAATTAAGAAACTTGATATTACAGGGGTGTAATCTTCCTTCTCCAATTATATCCTCTGTTTCTGTTATGAACTCTTCTAAATCTCTTGTTCATGTCGATCTCTCCTACAACAATCTTAAATCTTCAATCTTCCAATGGTTGTCTGGTACTCATACGCATACCAACCTTGTTGATCTTGATCTATCTGGGAACAATTTCAATGGTTCCTCAATTCCTGATTATTTCGGAAACATGAGCTCTCTTGCATATCTTACTCTCCCCGATAGCAGACTTAAAGGAGGGATCCCGAATTCCTTCGCCAAGTTATGTAGGCTGCGAGAGTTGGACCTTTGGAGTAATAGTCTTAGTGGACAACTTTCAGACTTTGTTGAAACATTGTCCAAATGCGCTCAAATGACATTGGAGCGTTTGGATATCTCTTACAATAACATTTCGGGTTCACTGCCTGATCTTAC
This window encodes:
- the LOC18791294 gene encoding sodium transporter HKT1, coding for MANARISDIMGLKGGVIPLGFAALVMFSCVADDLSGEYLWGRVSVEALPRMTLLRAKPFWIELVYFVTLSFLGFWVLKALKPRTDPSFRPRNLDLFFTSVSASTVSSMSTVEMEVFSNAQLIILTILMFIGGEVFTSMVGLQLWKLKLMLLTKEKVASASSDISPSSTPTNNIVFDHVELGSLASKPEFQDLNLDGESLKFNSIKFLGCVVVGYLLVIHGLGVLMVSLYLAVISSARNILKNKELNMHTFSFFTTVSTFSSCGFVPTNENMMVFSKNTGLLLILIPQVLLGNTLLPSCLRFSIWVLGKIFKKKEHLCNYLLKNTRKLGFLHLLPSLHSSLLVVTVLGFIMVQLVAFLSLEWSSDSLSGLNSYQKIIGALFQSVNSRHTGETIVDLSIISPAILVLFVVMMYLPPYTSFLPIKDDDQNPLQPQERRKTRRGKVVENLIFSQLSYLAIFIVLVCITERKQMKEDPLNFNVLNIVIEVISAYGNVGFTTGYSCKRQIHPNGDCQDKWYGFSGRWSDQGKLVLIAVMFFGRLKKFNMDGGRAWKLL
- the LOC109946676 gene encoding probable LRR receptor-like serine/threonine-protein kinase At1g63430, with protein sequence MNNPSIGCSEREMQALLAFKQGLVDDDNRLLSWGRQVQNKDCCQWDGVYCSNHTGHVVKLDLGDQSLQGTFETTYLVEDGRDEGPLFVLAFEYLSDDDKGSH